ATTGATTATCAATTCTTGACCAAACTAAGATGCAAAGGTGAAAAAGAGGTAAAATTTTCcactgacaaaaaaaagttttactcaaTACAtaaaaactctggaaaaaaattaagagtgcacttcagtttatctgattttactatttatagttatatgtttgagttaaatgagcATAGTTGACAACATTTcttattctcatttagagcatttatttgcagaacatgataaatgactgaaataacaaaaaagatgcagagctttcagacctcaaataatgcaaagaaaacaagttcatattcataaagttttaagagttcagaaatcaatatttggtgaaataatcctggtggtttttaatcacagttttttttttcatgcatcttggcatcatgttctcctccaccagtcttacacactgcttttggataactttatgataaCTCAAAAAAATGAgtctctgaatatttctttccattttattgtgttctttctgTAGAGTTTCCAGTCTGCCTGTGTTTCTTCTGAACCTGAGGATTCGTCCAGCATCTCCATCCATCACCAGCTCACTTTTGATGGAGTGAGGAAATCTCTCACTGATCTGAAAGATCGACTTGAGCAATTCTACAACTGGGAATTCGGCAAAATTGCTCCACAGGGTAAGAGGAGCTTCTGTTTTGCTGCATTTCTAGGCAGCAGAAAACAACCTTTGATTAGTAAAACTCAATCTGTCATGCTCTCTGgatgttcttttttatttgtttttttattttattttacacagtaTGGTGTTAAAAGCTGCAACATCACTTgagtcagtgttttaatttttacttttaacatttccataatgttactaCAATGTTGTGATAAAAAGTGATAAAGTTAAAAAGAGTCTTCTGACAGGTTCTGGGTAATATCTGCTTCCTTACTAATTTCTTTTGAGTAATATTTTTAGGCCTGATTTACtggtttaaaagtaaacttttgtttttgtttccacAGCTGCTGCAGTTCGGATAGTTTCACCTCCAGAGCCAAAAACCAGAAACGATTTCCTGCAGTGTATGTAAAAACGACACACGTTAAAATACGTATTGTTGTGTATGAAATATGTCTGAAAGAGAAGAACATTAAAGAAAGAGCCACCAAATAATGAAGCCAAAATGTTTAGCATTTCTTTTaagcaatgaacgtctattttctgatctattttatacacaaggcgcaccagattataatgcgcattatgcaacactaataaggaacaggggtgtcgccatgtttttccttttaattcaacaGGTCTCACCGCAAAAGAAGAGCGATAGGATTTCTGCTATTGCTCATGAATATTATAAGACTATTATAAGACACCAGTAGGCAGCAAGAcgaaattttaaaataaagatattttaacactaataacagtctttgcaatgtcatatgttgctttacagcatgtgtaataatgagctgctaagtgcagttcagccactgacccagtcttagagtctctgtaaaacaccaaatccaccagagatcctatttaaacctatagttactcacacacagaggagggtagtacaggtccagaaagtaaagaCCCACctcagggttttgttggctgagctgcagcataaAAACCCggggatttttacttttaaccagtgtaaacagaactgttctaaacatacacctacctatctcagttgtacttggctggtggtgttcctctATAGACTAACTCTAACCAtttgtgttattcgcacaaataacacaggaatgtttaatgtgcagcatcataaacaactcaaagagacatattgtatttcacaaacaacaaaaaagtggattttagcagaacaACACCTTTAAGGGAGCATTTTCATTAAAACCCAATTAGTATtagatgtttagtttagtttagaggaCAGTGATATCATCACTTTAAAACACATCATTTGTTTTTGCACAAACTACATTAAGAACGTTCTTAGGATGAGGCTGATGAATGAGGCCAGATGTTCTTTTGGGCAAATGCACATTTTTCCTATAATTTGTgaatttaaaacaaaattgaatGTGTTTTCTTCTAATTTTTCAGATTTCTGTCATTTCAATCTGGATCCCAACACAGTGAACCATAAACTGGTTCTGTCTGAGAGCGACAGATTGGTGACGTGGAGAGGAGGAAACCTGCAGTATCCTGATCATCGTGAGAGATTTGACTCGGTGTATCAGGTGATGAgtaaggagagtgtgtgtggacgAGCTTACTGGGAGGTGGAATGGATTAATGGATGGGGTGTGTTCATATCAGCCTCGTATAAAGGGATCAGCAGGAAGGGGGATGTTGATTCTGTATTTGGACGTAATGATCAGTCCTGGAGTCTGCACTGCTCCTCTGCTGTTACTTTTTGCCACAACAACGTTCAGGTTGAAATTCCAGTCCAACCATTTTCCTCCAGAGTATGAGTGTACGTGGACCACggtgcaggaactctgtccttctacaacATCTCAAACACTATGACCCCCTTATACACCAtccacaccaccttcactcagcccctctacgcCGGCTTCTGGATCGGTTCTGGATCGTCAGCTAAACTGTTTAACCCAGTCATGACATACAGATAAAGATTTACAATTGTTTATAGCCCAATCGCATGATTGTACCAGTGCTGAGAGggtaatcagtcaatcaatcagtcaatattcatttattcagcacCTTCTAAAAACAACAAATCGTAGATATTTAATGATAAGTAAAATGGAAATAgccaagatgctgttctaagtTCTGAAATAATGAAAGAACTCACGTCATCTGCGGcctctcctgagagggggtgcttttcctggcgggggtgcagaatTTGGTAGTGCTTAAATCTGgtcccccgccatgaaaagcaccccctctcggcagcgTGTACGCACCGtgttcttgataaaagcggagataagTGCTTTAACTAACTTTAATTATAAATGTGCTCCTGACAGGGGGTGCTTTTTGTGGCAGGAAGCATAGATGTAGGAGTTCTTGGCTGTTGTCGATATTCgtaatatattacacatattacaccaaaaaagagagcacttaacaatgttgagtttctttgattttaccaaattaaaaacctctggaatataatcaagaggaagatggatgatcacaaaccatcaaaccaccaaactgaactgcttgaatttttacaccaggagtaaagcagcgtaaagttatccaaaagcagtgtgtaagactggtggaggagaacatgatgccaagatgcatgaaaaaaaaaaaactgtgattaaaaccagggttattccaccaaatattgatttctgaactttgaggtctgaaagctctgcatctttttttgttatttcagtcatttctcattttctgtaaataaatgctctaaatgagaatatttttatttggaatttgggagaaatgttgtctgtagtttatagaataaaataacaatgtaactgaagtgcgaccttcatttttttttccaaagatgTATCATCATtcatacttttttgttttttacagacaAACTTTTTGACAAATGTGAACCTGCAATCAGAAtctctccatatatatatatggagtttacagttatatatatattactgtttaCAGTGCCAATAAAAATGGGATTCCCCCTTGCATACTCCACCATTGTCTCGCCTTTATAATtacatgtttcagatcatcaaacaaatgtaaACATTAGAGAAAGAcgacacaagtaaacacaaaatacagtttttaattgaaggtttttattaataatcaaaaaaaaaattcacaattaaattaaaacaatgtaaaacatgTGATTACATAAATACTCATCCCTTTATACTCATCCCTTTAGTGACTTCAGAGATGAACTGCACCTTGCCTTTGTGGTCAGTGAGAATAGGCAGTTAGAGGGAGATAGAGAAGAGAAGTAGCCAAAgctagatgtggatttcattttccagcaggacttggcacactgcccacactgccaatagtaccagttgttcttatataatattctaattttctgagacactgattttcgttttttttcattgtctgtaatccataatcatcaacaataaaataaataaactcttaaaatagatcactctgtgtttaatacatctatataatatgagtttcacattctcaattgaattactgaaatttacactgtttacattcATGCCATTTTGAGACCAAAGGCAtaggagtgggtttgatatgggggggggggggttggtacACATTcgctaaaatgaatcaaaatccatcatatagtaacttagaacaacatttgtggaattacagttaatcccaaaaaaacattttttttttctatacttatgttcattattagttaaatccaaccaaaggtcactttacaacctaaacatgttactcaacattacatttactgttattagaaaAGAAATgtgtgtgcaatgtctgaattatatacataaaatacaaacactgatcagttatcacctaatatttaaaacattatccAGAAGTTttcattgcagtatattgttttttttgttgtgatttattgctctcatcactgacctcgcatgtaaagccagtgttgtgctgaattcagcacccccgccaggaaaagcaccctcttcTTGGCGTTAACATTAcatagaaaatggaaatacccaagatactgttctaagctatgctgactcGTAAGAAGTAAGGAAAAAAGaaacctgcagcctctcccgagagagggtgcttttcctggcgggggtgctgttgaattcagcaccatagcagtgcctaaatctgcaccccctctCTGCAGCATCTTCCTGATAAAATTGGAAATAATTGCTTAAGCTAACTTTAATTATAAATGCGCCTCAGAGAGGTTTTTTGATTTTTATGGCGGGGTGCATATTTTggcacgctttcaaaataaacgtttatattaaacaatttctgcttttctgctgtatctttttttgtcCAAATCAATGATTTATTCTCAACTTTGTTTTTTAGTACATTTATCACTACTCTGTACTGTTGTTGTTTTAATacaaattaacaacaaaaaaaagacatgCCAAGAATtgcagaaaaacacacagaagaTATTCTACGCCACACTGcactatatttattaattttctctgtcattttatatttacagcatttatctgacAGTTTTATCTATGAGTGAAATACATCTGAATCATTGTTAAACACGTAGGAGAACACAGGAAAAGTGGGTGTTACTAtgacaaataactattttatacacagaaccagtcaaaagtttgacacATCTTCTCATGATTCATTtacttaatgtattttctacactgtagattaatattaaagacatgaaagggACATATATGTAAACTATATGTAGTAAAGAGTATAAAactgttattcctccacattaatcccctgatctaaagctgatgaactgagatggtgatttgaggtgatttaactgggatgagctggatcttcacagcgtgaaagaaaagcagcagctattgctcagcacctccaggaactccttccttcaagatgctgaggaaactattccaggtgactctccctcatgaagacactgagataaaatctcaccaagagtctgcagatctgaactcaaagataaatgtataaagtataaaacattctgctttatttaacaaaaatattctttttatttagtaaataatttagcatgtgttcctgtatagctttaatatagtcttcaactTTCAGCAACTTCAGCATtcactttctaaaattaaagtaaaatccaGAACAAGTAGTTAAACACTATTTTTGATTTTATCTCACCCATTATACCAGAAAAtatgagtccaaaatgaataggGTTAAAAGTAGCTAAacggataaaaaataaaatagttacaattcacttattaaacatgttttaggcagtaaaggtgCTGCATTCCTGTTACTGTGAGCTGATTCTGGAGTTACAGCCAGAGCTCTGAGTTTAAAAGATTTATTATAACTggaatttaaaagctttaaattttatgttttttatatatttggtgGTCAAACAAACCGAGAAGAGATTCTCGAGTGTAAATTCTCCTCTGttttagagattctctgattggtTCTCCATAAACCAGCTCTTTAGAACggtcaataaatcaataaatcattttTCAATCCGATTAATAACATGATagaaaatctatctatctatctatctatctatctatctatctatctatctatctatctatctatctatctatcaacagTATAATGACAATTTAGCTAATAAGagaaatgtatataattattaaaatagtaTAACCATGTGATGAATAGGATATAAAATATCCTTATATTAAAACTGAACATTTCAGATGCGTACAGATAAAAGAACAAAGTCAGAGAAGATCAAAAAGCTGCAAAGGGCATTGAGAATGAAGTTAGAAATAttgaatgtgcaaaaaaaaagtgcaaactgtatatattataataaatagttTCCATTTTTAATATGGGAGTATTCGTTTAATAAACTGGAAATGAAGAATTAAACTACCTATCTTCTTAACACTCCACTACTTTTCCCCATTTTAACCCGTTTTCTCACCGTCCTGTTACCCCAATATTACAGAAGCTCATATTTTGAGTTAATATTGATACATAATGTTGTTTTAATGACAAGAAACACAATGAAGAAATTCCCCTCCACGCTGTAGTTTATTGATTAATTTCACACAATTATGATGTTTtacaacattttacatttacagaattattctaactcttatccagagtgatttACATCTGAATCCTCTCACACAATTAGTAGAATATATAAAGTTCACACTGGCGCATATACCTTTACTTTTGTAGAAAATGACAACTAATGAATTCACCCAAAAATCCATCACAATCATTTTTAACTGAAAGAAAAAtctactttatttcacttctaaTCTCTACCAAGTCACACAGTTTCACTGATGACCCAGAACCAAACCTGAACCCGGCGTAGAGGGGCTGTGTGAAGGTGGTTTGGACGGTGTGTATGAGGGTCACTGTGTTTGAGATgttgtagaaggacagagttcctgcactgTGGTCCACGTACACTCCTACTCTGTAGGATGATGATTTGAATGGGAGTTTGGTCTCAATGTTGTTGTGCCAGAATGAGGCAcgataataactagaaaaagaatCATAATAAACATAAGAATGCTCCAGACTCCAGGACTGATCGTTGCGTCCAAACATACTCTCATCACCCCCTTTCCTGCTGATCCCTTTATATGAGACTGAACTGGATCCAGCACTCTTACCACTCCAGTTCACCTCCCAGTAAGCTcgtccacacacactctccttacTCATCACCTGAGTTCTGTagtcaaatctctctggatgatcaggataccgATCCTCTGATTGTTTCAACCACACCTTTCTCTTATTCTCAGACAGACTGAGGTAATGATGCAGTGTGTTGGGATCCAGATGTAGCTGACAGAAATCTAAAAAAGGAGAAAACATACATTTTACTCTTATTTACCACTTATTTGcacagcctaaaaaaaaaaacataaaatataatactcaTCAGTCACCACTGTTTGAGGTCTACAAAAAATCGGTTCTTATTTTTGATACATTAATGCAGagaccctctctctcactctctctctctctctccctctctctctatttctatttcttattcttatttctagcctgtgatataataatacagtaaaaaaaagcattttaagaaCTTGATAAtgattttaattcaattttaagtgattgacaccactaatataaatgcaatgtaattaaatatattatataattatacattttacatttaaatacctattATTAAAAGCTTTAGAAACTCTGGTAAATTACATTGTTTCAAAATATGTGCACTGTTTAATATTTGCACTGGTAATGCTTTTGTTTGTTACACATTGTGTaagaataattatcgctttttgtatttttttgttacaagtaaaattaagaaaaatgtgtCGTTTGGCAATTGatatcaaattcaaagtatcgtatcaTTATTAGTATCAGAATTGGGAATATTTAAACAATACCCAACCTTAATGCTCATTACTTTTAAACAAGAATGGACCAAATCCAAGCTTTAAATGAGGGCAGTGTAATGGAGAATGAGAACAGGGTGCAAATATTAGTAAATGGGCTGATAGATTGTGTTAACTGTACTGTGGATATGTTATTCTCAGAGAGGGTAAATTAATGCACATAgtccttttttaatttttcaaatgtgtataatataatttatttgtgtgtatgtgtgtgtgtgtgttttgtacatACACTGCAGAAAATCAGATCTGGTCTTTGGCTCCGGGGCTGAAACGGTCTGAAGAACACCAACTGTGGAACCTAAAACAGAACAGGACAAGATGAAAAAATCACACAGAAGAAAAGAGGGGTGTGGTCTCTGAGATCTGTATCTGGGATCACCCTATCAGAGTGAAGTGGGCGTGTTCTTCTCTTACTCTGTGCAGGAACTACGCTGAATTCCCAGTTGTAGAATTGCTCCAGTCGATCCTTCAGGTCAGTGAGGGATTTCTTCACTCCATCAAGTGAGAGCTGGTGATGGATGGAGATGCTGGATGAATCCTCAGGTTCAGAAGAAACACGGAGAGTCTGGAAACTCTACAGAGATAAAACAAGAAGAttataaaatacacattattagtCCATAATTATGTGATTAGTGAATTATTATACTACACACAGCTTGAATAATCTCAACCAATAGAACATGAGCTAAAGGTCATCATTGGTCTGGAATAAATGGGTACATTATACGGTGCATCCCAGACCAAATTAGACCTAAACCCACTGCAGATTTCAGACATTTAGTGCTGCCTTAATCAACttttaaaaagaagaattttagaATTTGAAACTCTCAGAGGAGCGTGTCCCTCTGTAGATCAGTGATGGATACCTGGAGGAAAGAGATGTGATCTTCAGTTTGGGAAAGCTGGTTCAGCTCAGTGTTCTTCCTCTTCAGATCAGAAATCTGCTGCTCCAGTTTCTCCAGGAGTTCTTCAGCTTCACTCAGTCCAGTCtcctcctgatctctgatcagctccATTACCTCAGAGCGCTTTTTCTCAATGGAGCGGATCATCTCAGTaaagatcttctcactgtcctccaccgCTGCCTGAGCAGAGATCTGTCAGCACACAAAGAGACAGAGcatattttaattcaattttaaccATGATTCCAGAAGATCTCAGACaaaaaacacactttacacaacaTGACCTGTCCATGtgcatttgtttatatttttagacTGGGACATGGCTTGAACTTTGCAGAATGTAAATCCATGATTATTCTACTCATTACTCACCTTAAGAGTGTTAATCTCCGTCTTCAGCTCCTGCAGCTTCTTCTCTTTCCTCTGGAGTTTCCTCTGAAGTTTCTCCTGTATCTCCTTTATCTCACTCTGATGAGAAATAAATCATACTGAAGTTTACTCTTCTTTAAAAGAACACAAACTGTGAAAAGCTGGAAGATGGGCATGTTAGACAGATTAACTTGCTTCACATGTTCTGAGTGGTGATGCATTTAACAAGTAGTTCTGTAACTAACTCTAGGAGTTTAACCTGTTTTTAGTTCAATTGACTCAATGGGTGATTCTAAAATACATACTGTTATATTTAAATGGTATTAGGCAGAACAATGTGTCACACCTGGTGCAGAATGTGCTTCTATGTGGTCACTCAGCTCtagactccattgcccagaatgcaccacacactgacatcactcactcacacagacacagcacaTGACTGATCACTTGAAACGCACCAGAGCACCTGAAtactgatttcacctgttcacctaactatatatacccctgcacttcaATCACTCACTGCCAGGTATAAGATTGGTTCCGTCTGTTTTTACAAAGTGTTAATCTTACCCATGTTTTTGTTTTCTCCCCATTCTTGGTATATTTACGACCTTTTGTATTGGCCTTTCAGTAATAAATTGGATTGCTCATTTttaataaagcatttttattgtatctgtgcatgtctctctttttttaatattaatttccatctttaaaagttaaaaacaagGTATTTCAAAACAAAAGTCTTAAGGTGATTTAAGCTTTGTTGATTAGTGTGctgcattttttttagaattttaatgTTTATCATTAAATGATTCTAATAAAGTTTTAGTTCTCACCTGTTTCTGGGTTCTTTCTGCCACAGCTGCTACTGTATCGTGACCTTTGTGTTCATGCATCGTACACATATAACAGATAGGACTGTTATCAGTTCTGCAGTAGATCTCGAAGGGTTTGTCGTGTTGGGAGCAGATCTTCTCTTGGAGCTGTTTGGAAGCTTTGACCAGCTTGTGTTTTTGAAAAGCAGGAACTTCATAGTGAGGTTTAAGATGAGTTTCACAAAAGGAGGCCAGACACGTCAGACAGGATTTCACAGCTCTGAGTTTTCTCCCAGTGCAGACATCACACTCCACCTTTCCAGATCCAGCAGGAGAAGCAGCTTGAAGAtctgtcttcttcagtttctccaatATTAGATTTACAATGTAGCTTATGTGTAAAACAGGTCTTGGAGTGAAGGTCTCGTTGCACTGAGGGCAGCTGTAGATCCCCctctgatcctcctgatcccagcAGTTGTTgatacacaccatacagaaagTGTGTCCACAGGGAACAGTCACTGGATTCTTCAGAACATCCAGACAGATTGAACAGCAGAACTCGTCCTGATCTGATAAAATACCAGCCTCTGCCATTTTCCTGTActttacagagaaagagagagagagagagagagagagagagagagagcagcactcTGAGATAAGTTTCGTTTCTTCTGAACTGAGACACTTCCTGCTTCTGTGGTGGTTTATAGAGAGGGAGGTGGAGACAGGGAGAactagagagagaaaggaggagacACAGTTCTGTAGGACTGGGAATGTTTGACATAACATGATTATGAATAAACTACCTGATGCCTTTTCCACAGTTTTAACAGAGTTTGGGGAATATTTTGGGTctaaaatgtaatgtattttgttccTGGTTGTGGGAAACATACAGAGCTAAAGAGTGCACTACACCTCTAGTGCTGAGAGAGTGATGAGATAACTCTAACCGGCTAGATTAGctcagctaacgctaaccggctaACCGGCTACCCACCTTTACACTCACTTCTTaattaccattccaccttaaataattcCACCTTAACGCATTTCACACCAAACAGCGAGTAAAGCGAACTAAACACACATAAAATGGAGTTTTTACTGGAACTTAAGTAAACCGGCGTCTTATTAAATAATCCTTCACTAAATTAACCATTTATTCGCAGTAAGTAAACACACAAAACTGCAGAAAAACATACCTTCTCTTAAAGCGGCTTTTCCACACTTTCAGTCCCTGAAACCCCGCCCACAGGGAGGGGCGTGttctattaaatataaaataacctttattttattttgcatttatcAGTGTGGATAATTTGCTTTAAATAAAgagaacataaaataaaacaacgaacttacaaaacaaacaaaatgactaaaataatattaatgtaataatctcatctctctcttttcactgTGAATCAGTCCTGCgactgaaaactaaaaaaatatatatataaaaaatgttaagaacAGTATATAGAATTATTATACAGTGTTATAGTATAAATGTGTAGCACACAACTCTGAAACTCATgatttgttttatactttaataatttatattattattgaataATTCTATATTTACTtgaatattatgtatttattttgttcttaGCAATTTGACACCACATtggttttgttgttttattttatctcatTGTTTGAGTCCAATATGAATGGGTTCCTATGGAGCAACTGAGTTTAttcatatttgatcattttatactaaaaaatgttctgattttctcaacacagaacaatatcaaatgtttcagcactgtaGACATATTTTATAAACCTTTTACAATCCAGTTATAAACAttggaataaaatatataaagaaataggtaacactttataatactgttccatagttaataggtaactaagcaggaactaagcagtaactaattaatagtgctgcattaacacctaaatattttctattaactaccagggagtcctgaataattactcagtagatagtactgaactaatgattatagtagttcactattaactccacaataattactgagacttacatatctctcagagaactacttactaatgatgtcttctttataataactacttattaattactgctcaaatcaacattaattactgaaaacccttaca
This genomic interval from Astyanax mexicanus isolate ESR-SI-001 chromosome 1, AstMex3_surface, whole genome shotgun sequence contains the following:
- the LOC111188488 gene encoding tripartite motif-containing protein 16-like isoform X2, yielding MAEAGILSDQDEFCCSVCLDVLKNPVTVPCGHTFCMVCINNCWDQEDQRGIYSCPQCNETFTPRPVLYRSYIVDQILEKLKKTDLPAASPAGSGKVECDVCTGRKLRAVKSCLTCLASFCETHLKPHYEAPALNKHKLVKASKQLQEKICSQHDKPIEIYCRTDNSPICYMCTMHEHKGHDTVAAVAERTQKQSEIKEIQEKLQRKLQRKEKKLQELKTEINTLKISAQAAVEDSEKIFTEMIRSIEKKRSEVMELIRDQEETGLSEAEELLEKLEQQISDLKRKNTELNQLSQTEDHISFLQSFQTLRVSSEPEDSSSISIHHQLSLDGVKKSLTDLKDRLEQFYNWEFSVVPAQSSTVGVLQTVSAPEPKTRSDFLQYFCQLHLDPNTLHHYLSLSENKRKVWLKQSEDRYPDHPERFDYRTQVMSKESVCGRAYWEVNWSGKSAGSSSVSYKGISRKGGDESMFGRNDQSWSLEHSYVYYDSFSSYYRASFWHNNIETKLPFKSSSYRVGVYVDHSAGTLSFYNISNTVTLIHTVQTTFTQPLYAGFRFGSGSSVKLCDLVEIRSEIK
- the LOC111188488 gene encoding tripartite motif-containing protein 16-like isoform X1, translated to MAEAGILSDQDEFCCSVCLDVLKNPVTVPCGHTFCMVCINNCWDQEDQRGIYSCPQCNETFTPRPVLYRSYIVDQILEKLKKTDLPAASPAGSGKVECDVCTGRKLRAVKSCLTCLASFCETHLKPHYEAPALNKHKLVKASKQLQEKICSQHDKPIEIYCRTDNSPICYMCTMHEHKGHDTVAAEAERTQKQSEIKEIQEKLQRKLQRKEKKLQELKTEINTLKISAQAAVEDSEKIFTEMIRSIEKKRSEVMELIRDQEETGLSEAEELLEKLEQQISDLKRKNTELNQLSQTEDHISFLQSFQTLRVSSEPEDSSSISIHHQLSLDGVKKSLTDLKDRLEQFYNWEFSVVPAQSSTVGVLQTVSAPEPKTRSDFLQYFCQLHLDPNTLHHYLSLSENKRKVWLKQSEDRYPDHPERFDYRTQVMSKESVCGRAYWEVNWSGKSAGSSSVSYKGISRKGGDESMFGRNDQSWSLEHSYVYYDSFSSYYRASFWHNNIETKLPFKSSSYRVGVYVDHSAGTLSFYNISNTVTLIHTVQTTFTQPLYAGFRFGSGSSVKLCDLVEIRSEIK